The nucleotide window ttcaagtaaaagcAGTTATGGGAGTTTAGGCCAGGGGGTCCTCGATGGTCTTTTCGTGATTCGATGAACGTAAAGTTTCCGTACTTTGTGGGGCCACGTTCTTTTCGGCCTTTTTGGCAAGGATTGCGGGTTGGGCTTCAAGTTGCATTTGGGCCGCCCACTTCAGGTTTACTAGAAACGGACCGTATGAATTATAACaaatttgaaaaatcataagaaataatcgagtttttttttttttaactgcatAAGAAATAATCGAGTTGAAAATTGTGAAGTTCGATAGTTATAGAATTGTTAAGAAACCATAATTTACCAGTAGGGAGATTTTAGTGTGCTTACCCTCACTTTGTTGCAACAGTCATCGTTAGCCTAGGGGTGGGTACGATCTGTTAGTTTTGTATTCTTCTCATAATCACACACTGAATACGCTATTTAGTTTCGACAAACACAAACTGATAAGACAATGTAGTTTTCTTTGGTACAATTTTAGGTTTTCGaccatgaaagaaaagaaattgaagtaGGTGTGACATTTCTAGGTAAGATATAGGTTCCACAATTCAAGAATTGACAATTGGTTTTTCAACACCACAATTGATTTGAGTTTCAAGGTGAAGATAATGATGGTTTTGTATTTTCAAACTGGTTATAAGTTCAAAGATGAAAGTTTAGAAATGATAATTGTACGGTGAAGGAGCTTAAGCTTGAagatttttaactttaaaaattgcaTGGGtgcccaaaaaaagaaaaaaaaaagaagaaggataaACAGTGTgtctaaaatgaaagataagAAAGCGAATGactagagaagaagaagcattacaatttaatgtaatgatttCGAAATTCTTTTAGTGTGGCGGATGATGATTtattaaaatagaaactaattCTGACACCATTATCAGCGGTTAGATTTGCACATTACGACTAGCATATTtgtatttgattcacaaaatgATGTAAGTGAAGCACAATTGAAATCAGCTTGTTGGGTAAAAAGTCTCACCCgtagaatttttctttttatttttaagaaaaactatttttcctttaaaaatACACGCCCTCCATTTctcaaaaaacagaaaagaaaatacaGGCCCTCGTGCTCGTGGGAACATTTAGTTAGAGAAGGACCAGAGATTCTGTTATAGGCGCAGCAGTGATTACTGAAACACCCCCACCGATTTACCTACCGTTCAAATTTTTCAAAGCCCTTCGTCTCTCTCAAATCGCCGAGCATCTCATACCAACTCAAGATCAAATCCCTGCACGAAGCTTCGTTCCGGCCTCCGGCTCAAGTAAGCCATTCTAATCCGATCATTCACTTCTCGATTCCTAAGCtgaagaaattagggtttcagttTTCTAATACCAGTGTTTTGATTGTTCAATCTAACCTAGGGGCATAGCTATGGGTTTGGCATCCGCTAGTACTGCCACTACTGGCCCAGAAGCTATGCAATTGTGCATATTTGATTTGCGGAGGGGTCAAAACGAAGGCCAAGAGTTGGATAAGATACTGTTTTTCTATCCTGCTGATTTGCCTTTCTCAGCTCAGTTCTCTGTGATTGGGCTCAGTGAAGGACTCATCACATTTACCAGGTATTTTGCTTTCTGTTCATTTTAAGCTCTGGAGGATTTTGATGAGTAGAATTGGTTGAAAATTTCGTGGTTTATAATGCAGAATCTTCTCTCCGGAGGCGGCTTGTGAGGCCATAGAAGCAGATAGGCATTCACATGTTTTTTACGAGGCCGAACCCGATATCTGGATGGTTATGGTAACATTTGTCACTCATTTTCAGCACATAGATTATCATGAGTAAAGTGTGCTATTGCTGAATTTTGAGGAGGGTAAGAGAATTGATCCACATTGTGGTTAGGTAGTGGAGAAAAGCATGGAGTACGAAGCGAAATGGAGAACTGATGCATTAAGAAAGGTTCTTAAGGAAGTGCATTCTCTTTTTGTAATGTTTCATGGTTCTGTAAGAGCGATGCTTGATAAAGACCCGGGGGGAGTGCTAGCTAGATCTCATTTGTACTCTTTCGTCATGGATTATCTTGGTGGTAAGTTATGAAATAGTTGTGTTCTTACTTTTATATTGAAGTCTGGTTTTACATTGTCTTTTGGTTAAAATTTCATTGTAAAGTCACTAATTGCCAGCATTTGAAAAGCGGTCTCCATTCGATGAGTGCTGCTGGGGTAATACTCAAGTTGCTGTGTCATATCCTCTCAAATTGGATTATTCTGCCTAAGTAATGCCGCAGTTGCTGAATCTCATATGTATAGTTTTGCTCTCTGAGGCAGATTTTCTTGTTGGGAAGAAGCTACTGATGCCATCATTCCGTGACTCTTTAAAGGAGCGTGGAACTGTGCAGATGCTTACTGTAGGGCGGGAAGCCGCAATTGAAGTTCAGGTTTGTTTTCAGAATATATATCTGGTCATAAATTTGTGGAataattcttctttttcatattGTTCCCTGACTAGTTGTGATAAAACTTTCAGCTTAGTGTTCTAGACTTGTTCTTGAAATAGGTTAGGTGCATTACTCAAGGATTGTTCTAGATTTATGTACTGTTGTTGTGTCAACTCTATACTTTTCTTATCATGTTTACTACTAAGATGTATAGACATCATCTTTTGATGCCAGAATCGGTTGCCCTTGATCCCTTACGTATTTTTAACCTTAAATTGTAACACTACCTATACGCCCCAACTATTCTATTAGTGAAATCCTCCTTTTGACCTGGCTTTTATGTTGTATATGAAAATCCTACTAGTCCTTAAATAAATGTAACTGCATACCTGTATACATGTTTTGAACGGTTTCATTTGTCTTTGCAGTCACTTGTCAGGGTACTTGAATCTAGTGCTGGGAACTTGCCCTGTCATTCACTAATCTTGTTTCAGGACCTGTTGGTATCCACAACACTTTCTCCTGTATGGTTTGATCTTCTCAGCctattaattttcatgttttgtaATTATTTGATGTGCTTAGAAACTGAATTACACTTTTTATCCTAGAATTTTCATAGCAGAGTCCTGGGTGCTTTTATTTCGTAAACCACTAACTTTgtgttttttctatttttgttagGATGACACCGTAAACCTATTTGCATATGCTGTTTTAAGGTTGACACCCCATGTTTTGTCCTCTGGAGCAAGTTCCTGGTCTTATTTACGCAAAGGAGCTACAGCTAACGTTTCCTCAAGTTCTATCTTGTCCGATTCTGGTACTGTTCCTGAGCAGTATCATGGCTCACACAACAATTCTTCTGCTGGAGACAACAGTTCTCGCGTCATACGGCCATTGAAGCTGGACAAGTGGTCCAAAGGGAACGATGGTTTTCTTGCCACTGATATTTGGGGTGCAGAGCCTAGTACCGGGGTGTCGGCCACTCCAACAGTATTTCTCCATCAGTCAGAGGAAAGGATGTATCTGTGTGCCCATCAGCATAAAAGCCTCACCTTACTTTTTCTCATTCCTGTTTCTTCAGTACTGAATGGGGAGCAAGGTCTTTCTACAGTGAAGCAGCAAGTTCTTGAGAATGTTAGTTTTCTATTCTCTCTAGTAGCTATAATGTTTTATTCTATGAAAACATGCAGTTTATTTGAAGTTTGTGCTTGTTGTCAGCATTGCCATGATGCAATCTGATGTCTAAATCAAATAGAGGTTATATGTTATGCTTGTCAGAGTTATCCACCTAACTGTAACGgtgattttgatttatgttATTTGCCGAGTTTTAGCTTTTTCTTGCGACGAAACTGGAATAACATCGATTGAACTTGAGGtatatttactatttttcagGTATCCCTAAAGCTGTTGAAAGTAGAAGAAAAACTATCAAAAGGATGGGGCGGTGAGAACGCATATCATGTTAGTGGATATCGGTATTTACTAGTGGATGGAGACAGAAACGTATCCAGGGCTTCTCCAACAGGAAAGGTCACAACGCTTAGTAAGGTAGAACATTTCACCACATTTTGGGTTGCTCTCTTCTTTCCTCTAATTCTGTACTTTCATCTTTTCTATTTATGTTACTGGTGCCATATACCAGCTAGGCTAGGTTGCATCTTCAATTTGTGCTCTATCTAACGATTTTCAAGCTCTGTGGCAGGAGTCCTTACTTGCCTTAAGTAAGCTTAGAGAAGAAGTTGATAGAGAAAAGAGTAGAGCACAGTGGGATAGCCCCGGTCATGAAAAAGAGTTGGAAGTTAGCATCAGGGCAAAAAACAATGCTTGGGTTATTGCTCGGGTAACAAGAGGGAAGGAGCTTTACATGGTTCTGGAAAAAGCCAATGAAACACTTCTTTACGCCTCCGATGCTGTTGAAAAGTTCAGCAACAGGTACTGCATATTCCTTTTTGAAGTTGCAAGTAGCGTTTGCAATAGTT belongs to Rosa chinensis cultivar Old Blush chromosome 4, RchiOBHm-V2, whole genome shotgun sequence and includes:
- the LOC112200499 gene encoding vacuolar fusion protein CCZ1 homolog B isoform X3, yielding MGLASASTATTGPEAMQLCIFDLRRGQNEGQELDKILFFYPADLPFSAQFSVIGLSEGLITFTRIFSPEAACEAIEADRHSHVFYEAEPDIWMVMVVEKSMEYEAKWRTDALRKVLKEVHSLFVMFHGSVRAMLDKDPGGVLARSHLYSFVMDYLGDFLVGKKLLMPSFRDSLKERGTVQMLTVGREAAIEVQSLVRVLESSAGNLPCHSLILFQDLLVSTTLSPDDTVNLFAYAVLRLTPHVLSSGASSWSYLRKGATANVSSSSILSDSGTVPEQYHGSHNNSSAGDNSSRVIRPLKLDKWSKGNDGFLATDIWGAEPSTGVSATPTVFLHQSEERMYLCAHQHKSLTLLFLIPVSSVLNGEQGLSTVKQQVLENVSLKLLKVEEKLSKGWGGENAYHVSGYRYLLVDGDRNVSRASPTGKVTTLSKESLLALSKLREEVDREKSRAQWDSPGHEKELEVSIRAKNNAWVIARVTRGKELYMVLEKANETLLYASDAVEKFSNRYCGGAFSLN
- the LOC112200499 gene encoding vacuolar fusion protein CCZ1 homolog B isoform X2; this encodes MGLASASTATTGPEAMQLCIFDLRRGQNEGQELDKILFFYPADLPFSAQFSVIGLSEGLITFTRIFSPEAACEAIEADRHSHVFYEAEPDIWMVMVVEKSMEYEAKWRTDALRKVLKEVHSLFVMFHGSVRAMLDKDPGGVLARSHLYSFVMDYLGAFEKRSPFDECCWDFLVGKKLLMPSFRDSLKERGTVQMLTVGREAAIEVQSLVRVLESSAGNLPCHSLILFQDLLVSTTLSPDDTVNLFAYAVLRLTPHVLSSGASSWSYLRKGATANVSSSSILSDSGTVPEQYHGSHNNSSAGDNSSRVIRPLKLDKWSKGNDGFLATDIWGAEPSTGVSATPTVFLHQSEERMYLCAHQHKSLTLLFLIPVSSVLNGEQGLSTVKQQVLENVSLKLLKVEEKLSKGWGGENAYHVSGYRYLLVDGDRNVSRASPTGKVTTLSKESLLALSKLREEVDREKSRAQWDSPGHEKELEVSIRAKNNAWVIARVTRGKELYMVLEKANETLLYASDAVEKFSNRYCGGAFSLN
- the LOC112200499 gene encoding vacuolar fusion protein CCZ1 homolog B isoform X1, which produces MGLASASTATTGPEAMQLCIFDLRRGQNEGQELDKILFFYPADLPFSAQFSVIGLSEGLITFTRIFSPEAACEAIEADRHSHVFYEAEPDIWMVMVVEKSMEYEAKWRTDALRKVLKEVHSLFVMFHGSVRAMLDKDPGGVLARSHLYSFVMDYLGAFEKRSPFDECCWVLLSEADFLVGKKLLMPSFRDSLKERGTVQMLTVGREAAIEVQSLVRVLESSAGNLPCHSLILFQDLLVSTTLSPDDTVNLFAYAVLRLTPHVLSSGASSWSYLRKGATANVSSSSILSDSGTVPEQYHGSHNNSSAGDNSSRVIRPLKLDKWSKGNDGFLATDIWGAEPSTGVSATPTVFLHQSEERMYLCAHQHKSLTLLFLIPVSSVLNGEQGLSTVKQQVLENVSLKLLKVEEKLSKGWGGENAYHVSGYRYLLVDGDRNVSRASPTGKVTTLSKESLLALSKLREEVDREKSRAQWDSPGHEKELEVSIRAKNNAWVIARVTRGKELYMVLEKANETLLYASDAVEKFSNRYCGGAFSLN